In the Clostridium beijerinckii genome, one interval contains:
- a CDS encoding YcxB family protein has translation MEIEFKISKDELIAFNMKYIVNTKTYKQQIRAYAVLAFFILLGLMILLRSTLYTVTIIIMYIIFFFFRKKIFNRSLRRRFLRIYGTNKLTDTFETTHLKFIEKGIKTNTRFSEKIHNWNSIKGLYLLEQYIFIPTMNGESLVIPILSFYSMDDKNLFLDTIIKNTNLELKYSYPDSV, from the coding sequence ATGGAGATAGAGTTTAAAATTTCAAAGGATGAATTAATAGCTTTTAATATGAAGTATATTGTTAACACAAAAACTTACAAACAGCAAATTCGTGCATATGCTGTACTTGCTTTTTTTATACTGCTTGGATTGATGATTTTACTTAGAAGTACCTTATACACTGTAACTATTATTATTATGTACATTATATTCTTCTTTTTTAGAAAAAAAATATTTAACAGATCATTAAGAAGAAGATTTCTAAGAATATATGGAACAAATAAATTAACAGATACATTTGAGACAACGCATTTAAAATTTATAGAAAAAGGAATAAAAACTAATACTAGATTTTCAGAGAAAATTCATAATTGGAACTCCATAAAAGGTTTGTATTTATTAGAACAATATATTTTTATACCTACAATGAATGGTGAAAGTTTAGTAATACCTATATTGTCGTTCTATTCAATGGACGATAAGAATTTATTTTTAGATACTATTATTAAGAATACAAATTTAGAGTTAAAATATAGTTATCCTGATTCGGTTTAG
- a CDS encoding glycoside hydrolase domain-containing protein, whose translation MVLKTQQWLNGIYKDNSNYKIIPEDGATGWTTITALTTALQIELGISTPNGSFGPATRSAFENLSIDSQPQNDWSESAIISYQHKIFILQGALFCKGYNPGGFTGTFGTNTEAAIKQLQTDAGLSNANGVVDSILMKALLSMDAFQMLTYGEYKDKCDQKIRTIQQYLNKNYISNTSFSIDIGLVPCNGIYDRSTNKALIYALQIEEGISTPNGVFGPSTKSKCPVLSLGSTKTKFIYLLQFALYCNGKEFDPNGFDGGYGNGVKNAVTKFQSFCGLNADGIAGSQTFASLLVSTGDNTRKGTACDCSTTITDAIAATLKSNKYEVVGRYLTGKFRMTSSELKIIFDNGLRVIPIFEVGGYKLSYFSYEQGVFDADSAIFAAAQLGFTKDTIIYFAVDFDALDSDVTSNVLPYFKAISEKFTNANSIYKIGIYAPRNVCSRVQNAGYSCSSFVCDMSTGFSGNLGYPLPKDWAFDQISTVTLHGNADIEIDNNISSGKNPGVNSVVPVDILGALNDNSFAKLFGVEFSTPDAEIEIFNNAFVKIAIGAAVKAALGDDSKVIKFKGGEFDGADIQTPLDNLKASLNKDNIELSTILAKAKDMELSIKTSTNGTSLKIELENSFNVPEHDTFSLSETLSIEFRVDKDKLLEDLKLAASSVVDFVKENPAIGVIICIAVVAAILLALPETALGAAIISAFSEAIEAISAVIAIA comes from the coding sequence ATGGTATTAAAAACCCAACAATGGTTAAATGGAATTTACAAGGATAATTCTAATTACAAAATAATTCCTGAGGATGGGGCTACTGGCTGGACAACAATAACAGCACTAACAACTGCTCTGCAGATTGAACTTGGTATATCTACCCCTAACGGAAGCTTTGGCCCCGCAACAAGAAGTGCATTTGAAAATTTATCAATTGACTCTCAGCCACAAAATGACTGGTCTGAATCCGCTATTATATCTTATCAGCATAAAATATTTATTCTCCAAGGAGCATTATTCTGCAAAGGATATAACCCCGGCGGATTTACTGGTACATTTGGTACAAATACAGAAGCTGCTATAAAACAACTTCAAACTGATGCTGGATTATCTAATGCAAATGGTGTTGTTGATAGTATTTTAATGAAAGCTTTATTATCTATGGATGCTTTTCAAATGCTTACTTATGGTGAATATAAGGACAAATGTGATCAAAAAATACGTACTATTCAACAATACTTAAACAAAAATTATATTTCAAATACTTCTTTTAGTATAGATATAGGCTTAGTACCATGCAATGGAATTTATGACCGTTCTACTAATAAAGCCTTAATTTATGCTCTGCAGATTGAGGAAGGCATTTCTACACCAAATGGAGTATTTGGACCTTCAACTAAAAGTAAATGTCCTGTTTTATCATTAGGAAGTACTAAAACTAAATTTATATATTTACTACAGTTTGCTTTATATTGTAACGGTAAAGAATTTGATCCTAATGGATTTGATGGTGGTTATGGAAATGGAGTTAAAAATGCAGTTACAAAGTTCCAAAGTTTTTGCGGCTTAAATGCTGATGGAATTGCTGGAAGCCAAACCTTTGCATCACTGCTTGTAAGTACTGGAGATAACACTAGAAAAGGTACTGCCTGCGATTGTTCAACTACTATTACAGACGCAATTGCGGCTACTCTTAAATCTAATAAATATGAAGTAGTTGGCAGATATCTTACTGGAAAATTTAGAATGACCTCATCTGAATTAAAAATTATATTTGATAATGGATTAAGAGTTATTCCAATCTTTGAAGTTGGAGGATACAAATTAAGTTATTTTTCATATGAGCAAGGTGTCTTCGATGCAGACTCAGCTATATTTGCTGCAGCCCAATTAGGTTTTACTAAAGATACAATAATATATTTTGCTGTTGATTTTGATGCACTAGATTCTGATGTAACATCTAATGTATTACCTTATTTTAAAGCAATAAGCGAAAAATTCACTAACGCAAATTCCATCTATAAAATAGGTATATATGCACCTAGAAATGTATGCAGCAGAGTGCAAAATGCCGGTTATTCTTGCAGTAGTTTCGTATGTGATATGTCTACTGGCTTTAGTGGAAATCTTGGATATCCACTTCCAAAAGATTGGGCATTTGACCAAATTTCAACCGTTACTTTACATGGCAATGCAGATATTGAAATTGATAATAATATTTCTTCTGGAAAGAATCCAGGTGTTAATAGCGTAGTTCCAGTCGATATCTTAGGAGCACTTAATGATAACAGTTTTGCCAAACTATTTGGCGTTGAATTCTCAACCCCTGATGCAGAAATAGAAATATTTAATAATGCATTTGTTAAAATCGCTATAGGAGCAGCAGTAAAAGCTGCCTTAGGAGATGACTCAAAAGTTATAAAATTTAAAGGTGGTGAATTTGATGGTGCCGATATACAAACGCCTCTTGATAATCTTAAAGCATCTTTAAATAAAGATAACATTGAATTGTCAACAATTCTTGCAAAAGCCAAAGATATGGAACTATCAATTAAAACATCAACTAATGGTACTAGTTTAAAGATTGAGCTTGAAAATTCATTTAACGTGCCTGAACATGATACATTTTCTCTTTCAGAAACTTTATCAATTGAATTTAGAGTAGATAAAGATAAATTGCTTGAAGATCTTAAACTTGCTGCAAGCAGCGTAGTTGATTTTGTTAAAGAAAATCCCGCTATAGGTGTCATAATATGCATTGCAGTTGTTGCTGCTATATTACTTGCACTTCCTGAAACAGCTTTAGGTGCTGCAATTATATCTGCTTTTTCAGAAGCAATTGAAGCAATTTCGGCAGTCATTGCAATTGCATAA